Proteins from a genomic interval of Cucumis melo cultivar AY chromosome 7, USDA_Cmelo_AY_1.0, whole genome shotgun sequence:
- the LOC103487597 gene encoding uncharacterized protein LOC103487597 yields the protein MVDLPQALGISFRNFCKSYKSFFKKWHSKVKNSKKDTDNVVDTKHDDATSDAIHNHSPSKDHEEIKKKEGPRPTTTTRGVHSFRYGGRSLRENDTTSFRPRSYDSGYSTLSRNASRRGQNPASTSSSLFRSVSRRSNESMPSRVSSGRRSIDSISSSPLLSKSGSRRSTTPIMFSNSSGVLKAAPIEKQLECTLEELCFGCMKKIKVTRDLLLINGQAMEEEETLTIKVKPGWRKGTKITFEGGTGNERAGSYPADTSFVIAEKRHSYFKREGDDLELMVEIPLLKALTGCTIPVPLLGGETMSLEIHEVVSPGYEKLIQGQGMPKLKDPNNRGNLIVKFFVHFPTQLTPQQRSDVCRILEASHYSS from the exons ATGGTGGATCTTCCTCAAGCTCTTGGCATCTCCTTTCGAAATTTCTGCAAATCCTACAAATCCTTCTTCAAAAAATGGCATTCTAAGGTCAAGAATTCCAAGAAGGATACTGATAATGTCGTTGATACTAAACACGACGACGCTACCTCCGATGCCATCCACAATCATTCACCTTCCAag GATCATGAAGAAATTAAGAAGAAGGAAGGACCGAGACCGACGACGACGACGAGAGGCGTTCATAGCTTTAGATATGGAGGTCGGAGTCTGAGAGAGAATGATACGACGAGTTTCAGGCCTCGAAGCTATGACAGTGGATACTCTACTCTTTCACGGAATGCGAGTAGGAGAGGTCAAAATCCGGCGTCGACGTCGTCGTCTCTATTTCGGAGCGTGAGCCGGAGGAGCAATGAGTCGATGCCGTCACGAGTGAGCAGCGGGAGAAGGAGTATAGATTCTATTTCGTCTTCTCCACTGTTGTCGAAAAGTGGTAGCCGGAGGAGCACGACGCCGATCATGTTCTCGAATTCGTCCGGGGTGCTTAAGGCGGCGCCGATCGAGAAGCAGCTTGAATGCACACTGGAGGAGCTGTGCTTTGGGTGCATGAAGAAAATTAAGGTCACAAGAGATCTCCTCTTGATCAACGG GCAAgcgatggaggaagaagaaacaTTGACAATAAAAGTAAAGCCAGGGTGGAGAAAGGGGACAAAGATAACATTTGAAGGAGGAACCGGGAATGAGAGGGCAGGGAGTTATCCAGCGGACACGTCGTTTGTGATAGCTGAAAAACGACACTCATATTTCAAAAGAGAAGGCGATGACTTGGAGTTAATGGTGGAGATCCCTCTATTGAAAGCTCTAACTGGTTGCACCATTCCAGTACCATTGTTGGGAGGAGAAACAATGAGCTTGGAGATACACGAAGTGGTTTCCCCTGGATACGAGAAGCTCATTCAAGGTCAAGGTATGCCTAAACTTAAAGATCCTAACAACAGAGGCAACTTGATTGTCAAGTTTTTCGTTCACTTTCCAACTCAATTAACTCCCCAACAACGATCTGATGTTTGTCGAATTTTAGAGGCTTCTCACTATtctagttaa